The Mesoplodon densirostris isolate mMesDen1 chromosome 20, mMesDen1 primary haplotype, whole genome shotgun sequence genomic sequence TTGCAAACCTAGTGGCACACAGTGCATTGAGGGAGCAGAACCAGGACGAGAAAGGAGGCCTCCTGACCCTTAACCCAGGATTCTCCCCAGGCTGCCCTTTTACCTGAGACCTAAGACAGTTCTTTAGTCTAAAAGGTTTTTGACATACACAGCAGTGACAAATATACATTACTTAATACTTATCCATATAAGTGGCCATTTTGGGCTTGAGAGCCATTTTTAGGCTAACAAGGATCCCCAGTTCCTCAGCTTGCAGGATACTCATCTGATCGATCACCAGATCAACCAAAGAAAAGCCTGACTAAAGAGATAAAAGATCTTATACAAACTCTCAAGGCCGTAAAACCCAGAGTCAGGTCTTTACTTAACTCTACATATGTGCATGTTCTACAGAACTGTGTTTCTAATCACATAAGTAAGTTACCTTAGTGTTCTTCCTTCTCAGAGTTTTCAACATCTGGACTTCTTTAAgctacacaaaacaaaaaataaatattcgcCTGCATTTTCCACAGTTAACTGTTTTATCAGTTTACAATATAACCACATCTAGTTTAAAAACAACATGTGAAATATGTATAGTTCTAATGAGTTCTTTACCACATTGCCAGCAAATGCAAGCTTTTCAAAGATAACAGTATGCTGCTCAGGATTAATAAAAAATATCCAGACCAACAAATTTATGTCAGTGAACTTACCATTTTGATGAGTTCTTCTTTCAAATTAGAATGAaatttgttgatggcttccttaCAAATTCTAGAGTCTGTTTTTTGTCTATAGCAGGATAAAGAAAGTTAAACTTAGGTATTACATAAAGGATTTTGAAAGGTGTGTTGCATTTGTTTAGCACACCCATAGACACACACACTGTTTGGTACATGCCCTTTTGAATATCTAAGATGGCATGGTCAGCTTGCAGCCCtttctcagattaaaaaaaatactggaaacatctcaacaaacaaaagaaaaagaagaggaaatatttcCCCCAAACCCTCATGTATGTGGTCAGCACTCCCTGACACTGGCCACATCCACAGGTGACACTAAGCCATGTAGAAAGCAATGTTTAcagccaatctctgtctttttctgCTGCCTGATCCAGTGACCAGCAGACTTTAgcgccttccttcctccctccctgctatAACTGGAGAAATAATTGTATAACACATCTGGACTAACCAATGAGTAAGTAGCCAGAAGCCTGCCATTCAGTTCTGCAAAAACTATAAAGCTGACCCAAAACTGGCTCAGGTCCCTGTCATCAGGGACAAAAGAGCCCAGTCTCCCGTCTGGCTCACTCTGGCTGGACACAGACCCACAGCGACTGTGCAGGAGCAGCGCACACACTGCCAGGGCGGCAGCCAGCCCACTCTGCCTCGGCACGGTGCACCACTATGAAGTGTgcttttaatagaaaataaatctcGTGTGACAGTTTATcttatagttatttttatcttGGGGCAAATCCATGAGGAAAAGTCACCCAGCATAAGGGGACTAAGCCCACGGCCTAATTCTTCAGAAGCTAAGCATCACATAAGAGAAGGCCTACACATCTGAATACAGATTTTTGAAGTTTTCATCAAAAAAATGGAGTATTTCTAGTGACATCAGAAGATGGTGGAATAGGAAACCCCACAGGGAAACCAACTTAACAACTACCTACAGCCCAAAAAGCCTTTATGAGAACTCCAGAAACCAGTTGAGAAGTTGCAGTACCCTGGCAAGTTCAAAGTCAAGAAATGTTCAATCTAAAAGAgcaattttagggcttccctggtggcgcagtggttaagaatccgcctgccaatgcaggggacacgggttcgagccctggtccagaaagatcccacgtgccgtggagcaactaagcctgtgcgccacaactactgagcctgcgctctagaacccgcgagccacaactactgagcccacgtgccacaactactgaagcccgtgtgcctagagcccacgcaccgcaacgaagagtagcccctgcttgccgcaaccagagaaagcctgcgcacagcaacaaagacccaacacagccaaaaataaaataaataaataaaagcaattttaaacATGATGTCTTAATAAAATAATCTCTCTATATAAATAGCATAAATTGATAGAAGTACCAGGAAAAACGTGAGTAATACTGATTCTAATAATAGATCCAATAATTAGAGATTCTACATAGAACCACTAATTAGAGCTTTCCCACAGATTATGTGCCAGGCCATAAAGGAAGCCTCAGTATTTCAAAAATAGCTATCACCAATCCATGAAATTTGACCATAACTATGTAAGATGGAaggttaataaaaaatataaattaaaaagtcatatttGGACATACAAAAACATACTACTTAATAATTCACAggcttgaaaaaaaatcataatggaagtttaaaaatatgtaaaacagtgATAATGAAAATTCTACATATCAGAAGCTGTGGAGTGAGTAGAAGTGCTATTTCAAGGGAAAGTTATTAGGTACATATATCACAATATCAAAAGACTTACGTATACTCTAGGAGGATGTTCTCAAATGCAGACAAAACGACATCTAACTCCATGATGtcactggttttcttttcttttaaacaccAAATAGGTACACAGTCGGAAGTATCTAAAACATTAGGATAAGTcaatttaaaatactgattatCAACAGTTTAGCTCTAGGTCCAGGGTTCTGAAAGCCTACAATGAAAGTAGTTCCACCAAATTGCTAAAAATAGCGAGAGCTTTTGAAGCACATGGGAGGAGACATGCTCACTTCTTCCTCTCCCGGTCAGTCTCACAAACCCGTCTGTACCTCACCCTCCAACTGCCGTCTGCTTGGTTCTCCCCTTTCTGCTGAAGTGGCCTAAAGCGCTGCTGCCTTTTCATTACCTTGCTGAGTCCTTACTTAACAGTCTGCTCTTATCTAACACTACTGGTGACTGAGATCTTCTCTATTAACTACATTTTCATAGTTTTAATCTACCTGAGAGGCCACTTCTAGGACACATAAAGGTTACTGAGTGTATTGATTCAGATAGCTGTAGGAATATAATAAGAGATTAACTAAACTATGGTACATTTGTGAGCAAAATATTATACATTCAGTAAAATGGTATTGTAGAATATTTAATGACAAGGACTTGAGCCCACTTAGTGTGAGAAAAGCTCAGTAAAAGAATTGAAGAGTAAAGACCAAAAAACATGGTAGttattttggggtgatggaatttTAGgtgattttatctttctttccatacctttgaaattttccaaaataagcatttttataataagaaaaatataaaacttatcttttaaaagaactgaaggaaagagaaaatgctttattttcctcCCATTTGCCAATAAACTGTCAataaaaaatgatgcaaaataacatggatgaatctcaaagttatgctgagtgaaagaagccttcTATAATAGAGTACATACTATGTTGTATGAAAAGAGTATATACTAtgttatgaaaaattaaaatagattaaTGAATAGGTGCTAAAGCAAGTATAATAAATTTTGACAGTAAAATCTAGGTAGTgggtatatgaatatatattgtaaaattctttctcctttgtcgtatgttgaaaattttcatgatagATGTTGGGAAAATCAGTTATTCCAAAGTcacatatttttaactttttaaagtaacagttttatatacttaaatttactactttatcaaattaagaaaaatatttttaaaaaagaaattcttgaaTGATTGACTATGTATAAAACACTATTGTATACCCAAGTCTGTGGCTTCACTTCTTGGTTTCTTCCTTTTGCCACGAAACATCTTCTTTTTCTGagctttcttaaaaaacaaaaaaaaccacagcaaagatttttatttaagAGGAGTCTCTCTTAAAACAAGAATTAAGACAGTATTATCAGACACTGTCAATATTTTAGCTACAATTCTCATTTTGTTCTAAGTTAATggttaattatataaattatctaAATTAATATAAGgaaatgctgaaaaaaattaaaccacctcaaaataaaaagtaattaaaacttTCAGTTGGCTTGTAACAGTGGGTGCCTTGGAGGAAACTGAACTTTTATTATTTAAGATAAtaatgtgtggggcttccctggtggcgcagtggttgggagtccgcctgccgatgcaggggacacgggttcgtgccccggtccgggaggatcccacatgctgcgaagcggctgggcccgtgagccatggccgctgagcctgcgcgtccagagcctgtgctccacaacgggagaggccacaacagtgagaggcccgcgtaccacaaaaaagagaaaaaaaaaaaaaaaaagataataatgtgTGGAATCAGCTCAATTTCTGCTCCAAGCTAAGAGGAAGTAACAGCTTCTGAACTAGCTGTCTTGCCATAAACAGCCATAAAGTGGGGAGACGGGTGGCACCTTCATTCAGGCACTGGACAACAGGCAAAACAAGCCTGAGAGACTCAGAAGGTGGACTCTGGCTGCCCGCCTTCCCGCACGCCTGGGGACAGCTGAGACCGCAGCACAGCAGGCCCAGTCCCAGCAGAGTGGTAACCCTCGTCCGCGGGAGGCAGAGGCCTGCAGTAAGCTGCTCAGGGAGAAAGAGCCCAGGTCTTGGGTGCGGGTCCCCGACAGCCCCTGACCGCCTACTCCACATGCGCATGAGGCTGCAGAGAGTATACTGGGACGTGGCTGTCGTGGGATTAAGAAGGTAACAGGTAATAACAGACAGGAAATTCTGGGGGAGATCAGTTGGAGAAAATGCAGAGACCTCATTAACAACTAGTTAACAGATGTCTATCCAGCTGAGCTTGGGGAGAGACCACAAGTTAGGGGTAAGAACGGTACCCTAGATCGTGCAATATCAAACAGGGTGAAACTGTTCCCAAGGGGGCAGGCCAGAAACCCTCAGATAGTACAATGGTTTGTGACCATACACAGTATATTTATGATATTACAATTTAACTGCGGGGGATGGTTAGGAGGAAAAATGTCTAAAAAGGCTTCTTAGGGAGGACAGCAATGGAAGAgggttgagaagcactgctctagagaAAGGCCTACCCTAGACTCACCCTAACAAAGCCTAAAACCAGTCTCTGGCCAGATTCACCAGGGAGACAGAGACGGGAGGGTGTGGTAAGCAAGATCCCCAATGACTTGGACAattccctccccttgagtgtgggtggCTCCTGTGAATATGATGGGATGGTCACTCCCTTGATTAGGTTACGTTTCATAAGAGGCCACTGCAGCAGACTGGAGAGATTCTCTGGCTAGCTCTGAAGATgtcagctgccatgctgtgagaggGCCATGTGACCAGGACCTAAGGGCAGAGAGTGACCCGGCTTTAACCAGAGAGAAAACAAGAACCTCAGGCCTACAACGGCAAGGATCAGAATTCTACCAACAGCTTGCATGATCTTAGATGGGGACCCTGGGCCTTGGATGAGATTTCAGTCCTGGCTGGCACCTTGACTCCAGCCTCTGAGACCCCGAGCAGGGAATCCAGCTAAGGTgagcctggacttctgacctatagaaactgtgaggtataaatgtatgttgtttgAAGTCACaaaatttgtggtactttgttatgcagcTACTGAAAACTATTACAGAGGTTGAGTCCCACTGAGTTACAGAGGCTTGGAAGACACCTTAGGCTTTCCACAGATTGACTCTAACGAAGGATAAACCACACTACAGAAGTTCAGGATGATCAGCCAATAATTAAGATGCCTATTAGAATGGAAGGCAGCATTCAGAAGAAAACACAACTCAAAGTCTCAACAACCTATCAACAATGTGCAATACACAAAAAGTACCAGGTTAAAAATGTTATACAAAAAATGTAacctataggggcttccctggtggtgcagtggttgagagtctgcctgctaatgcaggggacacgggttcgagccctggtctgggaggatcccacatgctgcggagcaactgggcccgtgagccacaactactgagcctgcgcatctggagcctgtgctccgcgacaagaggccgcgatggtgagaggcccgcgcaccgcgatgaggagtggcccccgcttgccacaactagagaaagccctcacacagagatgaagacgcaacacagcaaaaataaattaattaaaaaaaaaatgtaacctaTAGTCAAGACAGACAAAGTACTCAATAGAAGCTGACCCTGAGACAGCCCAGATAGTCATCCCTCAATATCCAAGGAAGATGGTTCCCAGATCCCCCATGGATACCCAAATCTGCTGATGTTCAAAGTCCCttttataaaatggtgtagtatttgcatgtaacctaTATACATCCTCCTAtaaactttaaatcatctctagattacttacaataccTAATATATAAATACTGTGAAAATAGTTGCTGGTGCCTGGCAAATTCAACTTTTGCATTTTTGGAATTTTATGGAATTTTTTGTCGAATTTTTCCTATCAGCGGTTGGTTGAATCTATGGATGTGgaacctgcagatacagagggctgactctACCTGACTGAGAAAACAAAGACCTTAGAGCAGCTGTTATAAATATGTCCAAAGAAGGAAATGATGGTCTTAATGATTATGCAGATAGGGAATCTCAGCCAAGAAGTAGAaactatgggaaaaaaaaaaaaaaaaggaaattctagaaCCCAAAAGCACGCTACTAAAAAGGAAAAGTCACTGGGTGATGTTTtatttcctgtggctgctataaTAAACGACCACAGCttcgtggcttaaaacaacagaaatgtcttctcccacagttctggagttcAGAAGCCTGAAATCCATTTCAGTGGGCCAAAATGAAGGTGCCGGCATATTATGACATATTAAAAGCTTGACTAAAAGatattatatattgatatgtcaAGAATCTTAaaatagggatttccctggtggcacagtggttgagggtctgcctgccggtgcaggggacacaggttcaagccctggtctgggagggtcccatgtgccgcagagcagctgagcccatgtgccacgactgcTGGACCTGCgccctggagcccgcgagccacaactgctgggcctgcgctccATAACTATTGAgacccgtgtgcctggagcctgtgctctgcaacgggagaggccgccacagtgataagcccgagcactgcaacaaaaagtagcccctgctcaccgcaactggagaaagcccgcgcgcagcaacgaagacccaatgcacccagtaaataaataaacttatttaaaaaaaaaaaaaagaatcttaagatttcatatgacccagaaatcttATCATAGCAATTTCTTCTAAGGAAACGATCAAGGATGTGCACAGAGATTTagctagaaaagaaaatcatcaaagcacttacattttaaaaattacagttgCTCAGTAGTAAGAGATTAAACTATGGCACGTTCATGAATGAAATGTCATGCATTTATTAAAATGGTATGTAGAATACTTAATGAGAAGGATATGGTTCCACTTAGGGTGAGAAAAGCTCAATAAAGAAGAGTATAGACCAAAAAATGtggtggttattttatttttggggtgatggaattaTAGGTGATTTTATCTGCTTTTCCATACCTTCCAAGTTTtctaaataaacttatttttataataagaaaagtgtaaaacttatcttttaaaagaagtgaaggaaaaagagaaaatgctttGTTTTCCTCCTAGACATTTTCTATCAACGTTTTTTCTCTCCAAGGGGATAGCAGACACTCTCCTACCAGCTGACTTTCTGTTTCCAGGGTCTCTTCTTCAACAGAGGGCTTGGCACCAAGGGGTCCCACCTTTTTAAGCGTGACCAATTCAGCTGGTTTCTCTGAAGGTTCTGAAGATGCTGTAGCTGAAACAGCTTCATGTTGTGTACTTATGTTCTCTGCTGGTTTAACTTTTCTCGTTACATCACTTTCTTCAGTGCTTTCAGATTCATCACTAATGGGCTTGAGTTTTCTTCCTGGCTATGTCAAGAAAACAGCATTACTGTTTTGAAAGTACAGATGCTTACCATTCCTATTGTATTAGATAACCATGAAGCCCACATTTCTTATCTCTAAACTTCAAGACTGAACATAATAGGAAGATGGCAACACGATTTAGCGGATAGGACGGGAAACCTTGACTAAAGGGCTCCAAGCAGGCACTCCCAGCAAACCACTCTGCCTTTGTAAACCACCATCTAAACACATTACACGAACACGATGAAAACTGACAAGGTACACAGAGAGTTGAGATCTCTGTAATGAAAAACACttcagatataaaaatatttcatttttattaaaaaaatcttgtaaAACATTATATACTCTATGAAAAATGTTGCTACAGAACATTTTCTCTATTTGCATCCAACTTGACTGGATAtgaaatatcttacaatttaAGATAGGAGAACACGCCTACATACCTTTTTTGCACTAATTTTTACAGACTCATTTTCACTTGCTTCAACGTCAGAAGTGTCCGAACTGTATCAAAGAACAAACCGTCAATATCTTGcacacatttcatttttattgacaTATGTCTTCTAAAAGTTGCTCCCCCAACACAAAAACGAGCTCAATTTATAAGGAGATTTCCCACCTGTCACGGGTGGGCCTGCCACCTTCCCAGATTTACTGGTCATCTCCCACACCTTCCCACACCCAGGCCACATCAGTTTAGTGCTGGCAGGCAAGTAAGTGTCCCATAACTGCAGTACCTCATGGCCCTGTCTGAGAACCGCTCTTTTCTCCCCGTCACCACTCCCAGGTGTACGGGCCATCATCTGTACTAATCCACAGACACTAGGCCCATGCTCAGGGGACAGAAAAGAGAATACCTTCTTTCAtcctttgaaaaggaaaaaataacccTAAACTTCTGATGagagttctttcatttttttcattcaattcaacaaacatttatttaacaccAACCTCAAAATGCAAGTACAAGGAATAAAATGACTTGAAAAATGAGGAGGCTTCCTTTAATGGGTTCACTGACTAGCAGGAAGGCCAAAGACAGTGAGTGCAGAGGAGATGTGGAGAAATGGCTGGGGAATCAGGAAACACATCATGGTTATGAGACTTGAGATGACTTTTGAAAACACTTTTCCAGGCAAAGAAACAAAGGGAATGGGAtttaaggaagaaggaaaagtaaaCATAAAAGCACCGTTCGACGTACGGGAAATCAGAGTACAGAGCGAATGTCTTGCTAAAGAGAAGCTAACACTATGGAAGAAGCCAAAGGCTAGGACCGGGGAGGCACCGAGGCGGCCAGAGGCGTCCTGCTCAGACCTGCCTTGCTTGGGTGCTGCGCCAGGGCGACCCTCGCGTGGCGGCCACTGCTGCCCGGCCTTCCCTTCAGAGCTGCCCACCACCTGGGGTCGGCCAGAGCTGTGAGAGCTGCGCTGCAGTCTGAGGCCATCTCTGCTCAATCCGGATTCTTCCACCTGTAACTTTCCCTGATGTTGCTAATAAATCTCTTCAATTCTCTCACTGCCTCAGGTCTACTTACCCGAGGAGCCAGACAGACACAGGGGGCCCCCGTACCACGCCTACAGGTTGGGGGTGAGGGAGCTAAGGCCTCCGTGCTAGACACACACACTGGAagcgggggtggtgggggtggtgatcGCACAGACAAAGCGACCAGCAGCAGGGGCCTGAGCCGTGGCCACAGGGAGGCGGAGGGTGTACGCAGAGAAGAAAAGCAGGTTCTCAAGGGAGTCACAGGCCAGAACAAAGGAGACCGGTCAGAGAACAGAAGGTACCAGGAACGGTTCCCAGACAGCTTTGTGGGGTGACTGGGTGACATCAGGACCCTCAAGCTAGAGGACACCAAAGGAGCTTGTTGACACCAGACGAGGGAGGAATGACGGAGCCTGGTTTCGGCTGTGTTGAGCCCGAGGTGCCTATAGGCATCTAGGGAAACGTGGCCAAGGTGCAGGACAGCCGGGGCCTCGGGAGGGGCTGGGCGAGAGGGAGACCTGGGGTCAGCGGCTTATGGGTCGTTAAAGCCACGAGAGGAATACgggggagggtggagaggagagggtgAGCGCAGACTCGCAGacacagaaagagaggagaggagagctggGAACAAAGAACCCGACAGCCCTGGGGGCCTGGCAGCTGATGCCGCCTGAGTCCTGGGGAACGCTGACGTGTGCGCCTCCCCGTGCATCCCTTCTGCCCAGACTTCCTTCTGTATCCATATATAAGCCCGGTCTAACCTACCCAAATAAAGTTTTTTGTCTGGACGTATCGCACCACCAAAACCAAGATTACCAAGGACATCCACACTGTTAAACCAACCCCTGTGCTCAGCCTTTCCCCAACTGGCGTTTGGTCCTCCTGAGGACACACACCTACTCGCCCCCCTCCCGCCTCTCCCGAGCACAAGCCCTCTCCTGGCTTCCTTCTTTCCCCTCTGGCCACTGGTCCTCTCTCTGCTTTGCAAGCTCCTCCTCCACCTGGACAGATGCCAGGCTTTCCCGCAGGGTGGCCCCAGGTCCCCGCCTCCTCTCGGCCCACCGTCTCTCCCTGGGAGTGCTCACCCGTGCCTACACCTCCTGTACCAAACCACTTCAGTCTGAACTCCGGCTCAGCCCCTCCTGGGAGCGCCAGGCCCAAGTACACAGCAGTCTCTCTAACATCTTCACACCAAGTTCATGACCGCCTCAGGATGACAGGAGTACTCTATCTCCTAGGTAGCCCCATCCTACTCCATGGCACAATCTCAATCCACTTACACGACAGAAAGGCAGGAGTTGTCAATGACAAATAGGATTAACTGCACCCAGGTTTAGATGAAGTCACAGAAGTCAAGGAGAAAATGACCAACACTAGAAGAATGGAAAAAGGATACAAAGAGTGTGCAGAAAGAAATTCAAGGACTTGTAAAACATATAAGAGACGCTATTTAACTCAGTCATGAGAAAAATACAAACTAGAACTAGACAGACAGCATATCACACTGGCAAAACTCCAAGTCTGATACCATGCTGGTGGGAACGTGGCAGTAACTGAAAACTGCTAACATATTTCATTTGACTGAGGATGTCCCTTACGAACACATCCCACAGAAATATTGGCACATATGTGAAAAATACAGGCACGTGTGTGAAACGGCCTATGTGCCAGGTTACTGACTACAGCACTGCTGGTGACAGCAgaagactggaaacaacccaactgcCTGTCGATCCAGGACTGGGGAAACAAACTACGGAAGATCCAAACTGTGGAAAACCTGCGACTGTGAACAGAAGAACGAGGAAGCTCCATATGCACTGATACGGAAAGACCTCCAAGATACAGAGTGGAAAAGCCAGGTAGCAAGGTATCCTGCCTTTTCGAAAAAGGTTAAAACTCTGTATTCTTACTCTGATGTGCACAAAGAAACTGTGAAAAGACATATAAGAAATTAATagtgggggagagggaaaaaGTGGATGCAGGAGCTGGATGATGGTGGAGAGGACATAAAGACTATTGTtaacctttttatatttttaaaccatgTGAATGTGTCACCTATTCAAAAATTCTTCTTGAAAAATTACATTCACCACCATTTAAAATGGACTGTGtggttttccaaatatttggctTTTGTTACCAATTTCCAATAACATCTCATAGAAAAACTGGAGTCTCCCAAATAGCCAAGGACCATAAGTTTTCCCCAGTGCAGAGAACCTCAGAAAGATGTCCTCATCTAGATTTCTGCCCAAGtgggatatttgttttaaaaatacagttttgttACTTTCAAAATATAGTCAGTAACTAGAACTGACCTATTACCTAACAGAGGTCCTTAAGTCAAGGATTTGCTCTAGCTAATAATTTTTAGTTAGTACTACAGCTGCTGAAGAGTTCTTCATTATATGTGCTCTCGAGTTGCCCCTGGTgccatttttacagattttcctgACTCAGGCCTCCACATAAATCTGAAAACTCAAACCAATGCAGCTTAGGGACCACACAGCTGAAACGTACAACAGACTGCGTTTCCTTTGGGATTACCAGCTTCTCTTCCCTATTCCCACCCTGAACTAGAAAACATATCTTTTGTGACAATTAAGCATATTTGTAAATTAAAGGGACCTCTGAAAATCATCTAAAATTCTATGCTCCTAAAACCTTTCCCCTCCCTTCTTTGTTTTACCTCAAAGCTAAACCACCTTCACTGGTAAGTTTTCTAGGATAATCAGGTGTCAGTTACAGTTCTTATAAGTAATGTCAATTACTGAAAAACTGCCTTTTCATGTCCCAGTCTTCTTGAGGGAAAACATAAGTTGGCTCAAAAGACCTTTAAAAAGTTTTGGTTTTATAAGCTTCTGTCTTAAAGAACgtctcaaaagggaggggatatgggaacatatgtatatgtataactgattaaatttgtaaaataaaaaaaaaaaataaaaaaataaagagagacagGATTGAGAGCTGGATCTAACAAAAGTAAATGGTATACAGGAGGCACTCAAGatctatttattcaataaatgactAATACAAAGCGAGAGGAAAAGCCCATCTGGAAAAAAAGTAGGCAAGGCCTTCAGTGGAACACTTCTAACATTCCCTAGCTTAAAGCCGAGGGGCTCAGTGCGTGTGGGAGGTCATGGGGCCGCTGGAGGAGATGCACAGACCTGGGAGTTTCACAAGGTGTCAGGATCCCCCTAAGCTCTAAGGCTACTGCAGTGTTgaatcttttatatttctgctaCTGCCTTCTAAGGGGCACAGTGGTGCTGAtgataaaacagaataaatactGCTCCcataagaggaaaaaaggaaaaaatactaatCACAACAATCGTTAGACTTCTATCCACGTCTCCTCCAAATGTAGCTTTGTAAACTCCCTTAATAAGTTATGGACCATTTAAAGTGGCCAGGTAAAACAATGGAAATCCAAGAACAGTTATTCTCATTTCATTAAGACTATAGCATTTTTTAAGAGATCCATTGATCTCTAATTGCACCCACCCCCAACTTACtattataaacaaatataaactcTTTTCTCCCACTTTTCTAGAAGGAAAAGATAAACCACACTTAGTATTTATGAAAATACTAAAAGACTGAGTAATTCAAAATCATCAAATTATCCAAGGAATCAAATAAACACCCTCCTTTTGGAAAACACACAAAGCACAACTGTCACCGGCAAAACCCATTAACAATTCTAAGGGGACTGGGTAATacaataaagtctaaccttttttttttttccttttcctgggtgtaaaaaaaaaaaaaaaaaaaaaaaaaaagaacgtctCAGAAATCCCATTAACCAGGAGTAAACAGTTGCTTGAGATCCACCCATACCTTCTTTTTGCTTCCTTTCCTTGAGGAGTTGAGGGGAGAGATGACCCGCAGTGCTCGGAGAATTCTTCCTCATCAGCATATATAGCAGTGCTGTGTAAAGGAGGGTctacaaaagatttttttaaaaagggcattCAGAAGTCTGGCTGGCTGAGCAGTATTCAAGTTTGTTCCTTTACATTGGAGTATAAAGCAACCTGTGTTTAAATGGCTAACAAAATCAAAACCAATTACATATGCTACTTATGATCTCACACCTCAACAAGAAAAAATGTAAACCATTTCACCAATAAATACATGGATAGTTAAGCTATAACCTTACTGTCCTTATATATTACATGGAAACTTTTAAA encodes the following:
- the CENPU gene encoding centromere protein U isoform X2, whose translation is MAPPRRVRRSGTRYSKNTVGRTHSTKDEAGQKHKPTDVFDFPDNSGISSIGRLGENEKDEEPYETFDPPLHSTAIYADEEEFSEHCGSSLPSTPQGKEAKRSSDTSDVEASENESVKISAKKPGRKLKPISDESESTEESDVTRKVKPAENISTQHEAVSATASSEPSEKPAELVTLKKKAQKKKMFRGKRKKPRSEATDLDTSDCVPIWCLKEKKTSDIMELDVVLSAFENILLEYTQKTDSRICKEAINKFHSNLKEELIKMLKEVQMLKTLRRKNTKMISDIEKKRQHLIEVQDELLRLEPELRQLQVKYDELKERRASLMNAAYFLSDLKQLHQDYSDIQEKEPNVKETYDSSSLPALLFKARPLLGAENHLQNINCQLEKLLDQK
- the CENPU gene encoding centromere protein U isoform X1 is translated as MAPPRRVRRSGTRYSKNTVGRTHSTKDEAGQKHKPTDVFDFPDNSGISSIGRLGENEKDEEPYETFDPPLHSTAIYADEEEFSEHCGSSLPSTPQGKEAKRSSDTSDVEASENESVKISAKKPGRKLKPISDESESTEESDVTRKVKPAENISTQHEAVSATASSEPSEKPAELVTLKKVGPLGAKPSVEEETLETESQLKAQKKKMFRGKRKKPRSEATDLDTSDCVPIWCLKEKKTSDIMELDVVLSAFENILLEYTQKTDSRICKEAINKFHSNLKEELIKMLKEVQMLKTLRRKNTKMISDIEKKRQHLIEVQDELLRLEPELRQLQVKYDELKERRASLMNAAYFLSDLKQLHQDYSDIQEKEPNVKETYDSSSLPALLFKARPLLGAENHLQNINCQLEKLLDQK